A part of Miscanthus floridulus cultivar M001 chromosome 6, ASM1932011v1, whole genome shotgun sequence genomic DNA contains:
- the LOC136456079 gene encoding uncharacterized protein: protein MATAHQLRRASSAFLFSTTNPLRSCSPLVRLQHPRAAMATDSSTAPFQKIQIQREDNTFDAYVVGKENAPGIVVLQEWWGVDYEIKNHAIHISQLGGGYRALIPDLYRGKVALDVAEAQHLMEGLDWQGAVKDIQASVKWLKSNGSPKVGVTGYCMGGALSIASGVLVPEVDAVVAFYGTPSSELADPSKAKAPIQAHFGEHDSFVGFSDVTAAKSLEEKLKSSGIPYEVHIYPGCSHAFMNTSPEALKRKKGMGLTDENQEAVDLAWSRFSSWMGLFLGSA, encoded by the exons ATGGCCACAGCGCACCAGCTCCGCCGCGCCTCCTCCGCCTTCCTCTTCAGCACCACCAACCCATTGCGCTCGTGCTCCCCTCTCGTCCGCCTCCAGCACccccgcgccgccatggccaccgacTCCTCGACCGCCCCGTTCCAGAAGATCCAGATCCAGCGCGAGGACAAC ACTTTTGATGCCTATGTTGTTGGCAAAGAAAATGCTCCTGGAATTGTGGTTTTGCAAGAATGGTGGGGAGTTGACTATGAGATAAAGAACCATGCGATCCACATTTCCCAACTTGGTGGAGGATACAGAGCACTCATTCCAGA TTTATACCGTGGAAAAGTTGCTCTTGATGTTGCTGAGGCACAGCATCTGATGGAGGGTCTCGACTGGCAGGGTGCAGTCAAGGATATTCAGGCTTCAGTTAAATGGCTGAAGTCAAATGGATCACCCAAG GTTGGTGTTACTGGCTATTGCATGGGAGGTGCTTTATCAATTGCAAGTGGAGTTTTAGTCCCAGAGGTTGATGCTGTTGTTGCTTTCTATGGGACACCATCTTCTGAGCTTGCTGATCCTTCTAAGGCTAAGGCTCCTATACAGGCTCATTTCGGGGAGCATGACAGTTTTGTTGGTTTTTCAGATGTCACT GCAGCCAAGTCCCTGGAGGAGAAGCTCAAATCTTCAGGGATACCATATGAAGTTCACATATACCCTGGATGTTCACATGCCTTCATGAACACTTCGCCTGAGGCCCTCAAGAGGAAGAAGGGGATGGGTCTGACTGATGAGAACCAGGAAGCAGTCGACCTGGCCTGGTCTCGCTTCTCTTCTTGGATGGGCCTTTTCCTCGGATCTGCTTGA